In Aptenodytes patagonicus chromosome 6, bAptPat1.pri.cur, whole genome shotgun sequence, one genomic interval encodes:
- the FZD5 gene encoding frizzled-5: MGGRGLPVPLLLGLPLLLGLPAAGRAASKALVCQEITVPMCKGIGYNLTYMPNQFNHDTQDEAGLEVHQFWPLVEIQCSPDLRFFLCSMYTPICLPDYTKPLPPCRSVCERAKAGCSPIMQQYGFAWPERMSCESLPVLGDTEVLCMGYNRTEATTLPPFFGKPTRPAKDAAKNLTPLGGQRPSGLDCGRTCKCKAPLIPISKESHPLYNRIRTGQVPNCAIPCYQPYFTQDEKTFATFWIGLWSILCFLSTSTTVATFLIDMERFKYPERPIIFLSACYLFVSVGYIVRLVAGHANVACNPEHHHIHYETTGPALCTVVFLLLYFFGMASSIWWVILSLTWFLAAGMKWGNEAIASYAQYFHLAAWLIPSAKSIAVLALSSVDGDPVAGVCYVGNQSLENLRGFVLAPLVVYLFTGSLFLLAGFVSLFRIRSVIKQGGTKTDKLEKLMIRIGIFTVLYTVPATIVIACYIYEQHNREAWERAQNCSCPGDAHRPKPDYAIFMLKYFMCLVVGITSGVWIWSGKTLESWRRFTARCCQARKPAGASVYSEASPALVGRTVLPSMASYHKQVPLSHV; encoded by the coding sequence ATgggcggccgggggctgccggtgccgctgctgctggggctgccgctgctgctggggctgccggcggcggggcgcgccgccTCCAAGGCGCTGGTGTGCCAGGAGATCACGGTGCCGATGTGCAAGGGCATCGGCTACAACCTCACCTACATGCCCAACCAGTTCAACCACGACACGCAGGACGAGGccgggctggaggtgcaccagttCTGGCCGCTGGTGGAGATCCAGTGCTCCCCGGACCTGcgcttcttcctctgcagcatgtACACCCCCATCTGCCTGCCCGACTACACCAAGCCACTGCCCCCCTGCCGCTCCGTCTGCGAGCGGGCCAAGGCCGGCTGCTCGCCCATCATGCAGCAGTACGGCTTCGCCTGGCCCGAGAGGATGAGCTGCGAGAGCCTGCCGGTGCTGGGGGACACTGAGGTGCTCTGCATGGGATACAACCGCACGGAAGCCACCACCCTGCCGCCTTTCTTCGGGAAGCCCACGCGCCCAGCCAAGGACGCGGCCAAAAACCTGACGCCGCTCGGTGGGCAGCGCCCCTCGGGGCTGGACTGCGGCCGGACTTGCAAGTGCAAAGCGCCTCTGATCCCCATCTCCAAGGAGTCCCATCCGCTGTACAACCGCATCAGGACTGGGCAGGTACCCAACTGCGCCATCCCCTGCTACCAGCCCTACTTTACCCAGGATGAGAAGACCTTCGCCACTTTCTGGATCGGCCTCTGGTCCATCCTCTGCTTCCTTTCCACCTCCACCACCGTGGCCACCTTCCTCATCGACATGGAGCGCTTCAAGTACCCCGAGCGCCCCATCATCTTCCTCTCTGCTTGCTACCTCTTTGTCTCTGTGGGCTACATCGTGCGGCTGGTGGCAGGGCATGCCAACGTGGCTTGCAACCCGGAGCACCACCACATCCACTATGAGACCACGGGCCCTGCCCTCTGCACCGtggtttttcttctcctctacTTCTTCGGCATGGCCAGCTCCATCTGGTGGGTCATCCTGTCCCTCACCTGGTTCCTCGCAGCTGGCATGAAGTGGGGCAACGAGGCCATCGCTAGCTACGCGCAATACTTCCACCTGGCCGCCTGGCTCATCCCCAGCGCTAAATCCATCGCTGTACTGGCACTCAGCTCCGTGGACGGCGACCCAGTGGCTGGGGTTTGCTACGTGGGCAACCAGAGCCTGGAGAATCTGCGGGGCTTCGTGCTGGCACCGCTGGTGGTTTATCTTTTCACCGGCAGCCTCTTCCTGCTGGCCGGCTTCGTCTCGCTCTTTCGCATCCGCAGTGTGATCAAGCAGGGCGGCACCAAGActgacaagctggagaagctgaTGATCCGCATTGGCATCTTCACTGTGCTCTACACTGTGCCTGCCACCATCGTCATCGCCTGCTACATCTACGAGCAGCACAACCGGGAGGCGTGGGAGCGGGCGCAGAACTGCTCCTGCCCGGGGGACGCCCACCGCCCCAAGCCTGACTACGCCATCTTCATGCTCAAGTACTTCATGTGCCTTGTGGTGGGCATCACCTCTGGCGTCTGGATCTGGTCCGGCAAGACTCTGGAGTCCTGGAGGCGCTTCACAGCCCGCTGCTGCCAGGCCAGGAAGCCCGCAGGTGCCTCCGTGTACAGCGAGGCCAGCCCGGCACTGGTGGGCAGGACAGTGCTGCCCAGCATGGCCTCTTACCACAAGCAGGTCCCGCTGTCCCACGTGTGA